AGTTTATCAATAGTTCTTTCTAAACTTCAGCATAAATGTAGggtagatatatattttatttttatcaatttaataATCATCATTTAGGATGAATTTAGTACACTACTGTATCACTTGCATGTTTCAATAGTTAACAACCCAGATACCTTGGAAAGGATTTAAAACTTATACTTCATGGGTTTTTACGTAAAAATAAAATCTCTTACGTAAGTATCAAATATATTGAGTATTTCGGGAAAGAAGACAAGAGGACAAAAACTGGCTTCATAACTTTGTAGTTTCTGTCTAAACTTCAGCTGAATAAAAGCAGTtgaatttttacattttgtcgTTCAAAATCCTAAAATCTCTCAATTTTATAATTCATATTTCTCCCCTTCTAATATAGGAGAAGTAGTGAAGGTGAATATGGATCGTCTGTTGATGTGTGAGGCGACAGCTAATGTGATTGAAACAGGGTTCCAAATCCTTGGTATCAAACCTGTTGAAAAGATGTAAATAGAGTAAACTACAGACATAACGATTTGCCAGTACCTAGATAACATACATGAACCACCTTATCAAAGTTTTCCTCATGTCCAACAATATGTCACACAGATTGTAATCCTGATTGGTTGGAAACAAATGATGTCATGCAAATACACTATCATGATTGGTTCAAACACAGTGATGTCATACAGATACTGTAAATCTGATTGGTTCAATACCAATGATGCTCTACAGAAACAACAATAAACCTGATTGGGTTACTTGAAACCAATGAAAACTGTGATGTCATACAGATAGAACTGTAAAGCTTTTTGGTTGGAAAGCAATGatgattattttcattcatGATGGGTCTATCTCTTCCCAACGTgtagttacaaataaattaaatttttcAGATGCCAGTTTGCTAGACTGAGTTGTAATATTGCACTTGACACCTGTATCCATCCATTTTATGTTTCACTTTACCTAGCAATGCATTCCATTAATTAAATGCATCATACAGTGACCAGCATAAAAGTagtagacacaactgtgattttcaagataaactcaattgataagacccctgtatacaAACAATTACAATcaatgccaagtgtggtatcttgAAAATctcagttgtgtctattcctttcacgctgGTCAGGTGAAGTTcactgtaatttgcatattaaactACACACACCTGTCCTGTGCATGACACATTAACTACCAAGTTTTAGTTCATTATCCCATACCATATACTCTGTGTTAGTGTATGCAAACCAGATGTGTGTCGTTATCCCCATACAAATCCATTTCATATATTCTAACTGGCCAATAAAATGCCAAATTACTATTATGTTTAGTTGTAAATTTACTCACTTACTTTACTGATGAATTCTAAATATAGGTAGCCATCTTTCAGAGCACATAACTAGTCTCTATCATGGTTTATGTATGAAAGAGGAAAACAGGTGTACTCCCAAAAAAGTGGAAAATATACCAAGCAGTATAACAGCTAGCCTGTACTAGATCCAACATACGTAACACATTATCAACTATCACTCAGAAGTCTGATAGGGTTGAACGACACTACATATCGTAAagtttatataaaacaaaatcttTTTATTGAGTGTACCTGTACTGATACTGGTATATCACTCAAGAGCCTGATGgagctgaacaacatgacgCATCTTACAGTTTATATAAAAACGAGATCTTTTATTTAGTGTATTGGTGTCAAGGGTGCAATCCAAGATGGCTGCCTTAAATCTTGTATTCACTTTTTCACAAACCATGTAATGATATCAATACAATATCTTAGAAATGTTGGTATACTAAGAAAAACTTACAGTATGCCACTGTATAATACTATAGTTTGAACTGAGCTTCCATACTATCAATTATTGTAATTCTCTTATCTTTAGCAAAGAAATAGATGTGAAAGTAACTATTTACATAGATTTTTCCATGTATCTCAGAATTtaataactgaaaataaaatacaatacacaaccAAGATATGTTTTCGCtatgttttttgttgtaaatatttgtagAGTAAATTTGgaattattatatgtacagatTCAATTCAAAAGTTGTAACTGTACtatcaaatattgtatcttCCTGCTTGTActatttgatgtgattttgaccTTTGAGTTTGAGGTCATATGTCAGCATTTGGCCATACTTCTTATTTCTCACCTTTCGTTTATGCCACTCCagaaaatagagacattttcatgaagagtcatttcatgattttacatcacctacaattacttgcaatttcaaagaaacatcaatttgatcatttatagggtatctttgccaTGGGTTATTGCATCGTGGGAGTCTACGGacataatgtattcaatggttgcacactgaatattcataagttcaAATTGCCTGTACCCATCAGTGTAAAaaaatctcatgaatattcagtgtgcaacttgaatacattatttctgctgactcccataatGCAGTGTCCCACAGCAAAGaagacacaagatcaacttgatgtttctctgaaatcacaagtaattgtaagtgagttgaaatcatgaaattactccagaacccataatttataaaaattacTTCTTTTCCTGGAGTAGTGGAAACTTTCTGGTACTTGCATTTAAACTCATAATAAGTgcactatataaagaggattatgggaAATCCATTCAAATGCGAGAAGTTCAAACTAAAATAAAGAGCATCGACTTCGAGCTCCTGTGCTCATCTGCTTTTGTGTCAAAAAAGAGCAATGGgtgtcatatttcatatatattatatcatcgTTATCATCTATAAAGATGgaaatgtacattgcattgtcCTCACATCACTATGCATGCGTTACAGATGTTACCTTTCTTATTATATTCAGTAACAACAATACAAGGACGACTTTGGCATTGTTATAAACAATTCCATTACCGGGATGCAAACTACAGTGTACGGTAGTTCTCATGTTTAAGTCAACAGGGCAATATGCTTGCACCAGTGTTTCAATACAGATTCTACCTTGCTTATTCTATTCGGTACAAACAATGATATCTCAACAAAGACGACCCTGACATtgctataaataatttcattacCAGGATGTAAACCACACCAGAGTTCTCGTTTGTTTCAAGTCATCGAATTGTTATATTGAAAGTGTTTCTATCTATTTActattgttttattgtcattgataccttCATTAATTATACCTGGCTAAATCACAATCGCGAcacttctatgaagacttggaATCATTAGTCTcgaaaacaaaatagttttacaGAGTAGAAATGTTAAACCAGTTTGCCAAATTTACCAAACTTGAGATTATGGAGAGTGGAGACGTGTAGAGCCATtctattttgataaatacacGTGTATGGGAATGCGTACCACGTATAGCAAACATTGCAGACCTGACACTACAAAGATACAATAGAATAGAGTGCTGTGACAATAATTCGATGCCGTTGTGGTGACCTCAATAACACCGTCTTGACAACACAGCATATGTACCTGTCGCTACAACACAACCCAACCACATCAACAGTCTTTACTATGAGCACAGCCTACGGTGGCCCCTCGTTGCATTGCTTTCTGGTGAACAGATCTATGCTCACTGCAACTCCGAATGTCATAACCAGGTATAAGGAGATATTACAGGCAAGTACAGGATGCTTGACACCACTAGGTTGAATGgtagcatacatgtaccttggagtaattatactgacgtATTATGACCCAGTGCTCTCAACTGATTACGACAGTGTcaacatttatgaaaatgtctatgGATAGTCTTACGAACATGTGATTTCTACAATTAGAGATATAGGCAAATAAGTAACAAACTGGTGTAATATGTGACCTCAATTTCGCCGATATGATGATATGCTATCACATCCTTAGGGTGACTTGTATACAAACCAGACCTGTAAACTTTACAACCGTCTGTAAGGGACGAGATGAATagttcaatataggataaaaaaaacctaaattctTACAATTGTTTCAGACAGGGTAAATTCACTTTCacatcagtatgtagtagtactatGTTgcgctatgaatacaaagcaagCGCGTAGTGAAGAAAAATACAACGTGGTTCTCTGTCAACACGTTAATGTATTTAAGTGCCATACATTTactatagcgaaaattcttcttccatttctcaatttgacgacattttaaaaataaatatttgtatttagggtaCAAAacattccattaaaagtaaaatcgttctTGTAGGATGAGAATAACATGGTTCaactcccccaccccaccccgtCTTTTATCTttcattgaactattgatctcggcCCTAAGTTCCATGAACCGTATATATGAGagactaattttttttatttgaccatCGACCTTATAAAATAGTATCCATTTATTTAATATCCATAATACCCATATGCCCAGAAAGTAGTTGTTCTTCTTATTCGTGCATTCCCTTTCGATCACCCATCTGTCAATCAGATACCAATGTTATATGCTTACAGATTTCTTATATTATCTACTATTTATTGataatgtaaatacatattatattatgttcaTGACAACCGAGTCATTATTTACCTCGAACAGGCTGTTGAAAAGAAATGCGGAAGGCTTAGTAAATTGGAAAGATTGGAGGGAGATGTCGCCAGGTCGATTTGAAGGTGTTACGTCGTAAAATCACGTTGAAATATGGGGTGTTCTCCAAGTTCGACAAAGTCACTGAATATCACCACACTGAGCGCCGAGGAATTAGAAAAACCTGTTGCAAAGATGGAGGAAGAAAACGAAACTAAGGTGTTTGATTACAGCTTAATAAAAGACGACATTGACAAGATTAATGACGTCATGAATTTTCTCAGAACTCAGACAGATTTTACAAATGACGTCACCGAATATGAAACAGCGAGTAAGTTGATCCAGCTGCTCAATGACTACGATTCGAGTATTGGCCGGGAGAAATATGAACAATTCTCGAATTATTTAGCAGAACAAAATTACCAAGATTTGTATATCAAAATGCATCACCAATTACATGCATCCGTACATGGCGATCGTCAAAGTCAGATCACTTTCCTTACTGTTGTCGGAGCTCTGGACACCGCCGCAGCTCTCCTTGGAAACACGTGTGACTCGTCTCCGGAAATGTGTAAAAGGGTTGGAAAGGCGGGAGTGATTGGTCTCTTGGTTGACGAATTAGAAGAACTGAAAGAGTACGCCGCTACATCAAAAGAACGAGATGATCGCAAAGACAACTATATCGAAACAGTGCTGTCAATCTTGCATAATAGCATACGTCTCTATGACAACAATCGGCCTTACTTTCGCACTGATGGGGTCGTTGAACTATTTCAGTACTATTTGGGTCTTGAAACTATCATCTTTAGAGCCCTAGCCTTGTTGATTTTACCCTACATTGTTGACGaagaagaaaatgacaaaattaatactgGTAACGAAAATATAGAATTTCTCGTCACTTTATTAATGTCAGCTGTTGATACAGAGAACCACAGGGAAACGGATTATCAATTTCACGTAACAGAATTAGTTGATGGAATGACGAAGCTGGCTGTCAATGATGCCAATAAGGtagaagtacattgtatacaaattCAGCCAATTCGCTgatcctgtctgtctgtttgtctgtctgtctgtctgtctgtctgtctgtctgtctgtctgtctgtatgtctgtctgtctgtctgtatgtagtatgtatgtatgtatgtatgtatgtatgtatgtatgtatgtatgtatgtatgtatgtctgtctgtctgtctgtctgtctgtctgtctgtctgtctgtctgtctctatactgtatatatatatatatatatacacacgtatatacatacatatatatacatacctttCTAGTTCatctatatttattttatttatctgtgTTGTAtttctatctctctatctcctCTTCTTACCGCTCACGTCTTTCACATTTTACTCGTGACAAAATAATTTAACGACCTTCAATACAGTGACTGGGAATGTTTTCTTCAATTCATTTGTAGACAACATTTGGAAATGTATTAACTTTAATTATACAACAAGTGTGTCGTTTTTTCAAGAAATCAAATTTGCACGTTTTTGTGCCTTGAAGTTCTATTTCTGTTGTTCCTCCGACTTTCAGGTAAAATTCGTGGAGTTAGGCGTTCTACCAGCCCTTGTTAAGTTACTACAAGCAGACTGCAGTCTCGAAGAACAGCGTCTCGCTGCCACGGCACTTTGGACATTGGCTTtccacaaagataacaaggaaACGATAAGGAACGAAGCAGGCTGCCTCCAAGGTACATTAAACATACATCTTTCACTCGGTCACTACGTTACTGAAGCAAGTTGACACCCTGGGTTTCTAAGAAATTGATGAGGAACTCGTGAAATTGTTTCACGTGGTACAAATATCCAGTTTAACAACTTGCTACTAATTTTATCTCTGTTGTCAGTTTGATCAAATATCATGTTATTCTTTAATTTCAGCGCTTGGAAAGCTCCAAAAATCTTCGGACAAGACTCTGAGAAAGGCATGTaatggtgcattgtgggaaCTGAGAGGAGCGGAAAATGACGAACTAAAGTCACATCAGATAGGTCGTAAAGGTCACGTGATGATAAGTTACAGTTGGAATGTCCAGGGACGAATGATTCAACTTAAAAGGAAACTTACAACGGCTGGATACGACGTTTGGATGGATATCGAGAAAATGGGTATGTATCAAAACAAGGTTGAATATTTTAGGGTAACTCACTTATGCTATTATGATTATGGTGCCACAGTTATGAATATCCAAATCCCCCGACCCTCTCCTCAATAAGCTTATGATTAAAATCTGGCTAGtaattatttatctatttcacttctactatactgtactgtactgtactgtactgtactgtactgtactgtactgtactgtactgtactgtactgtactgtactgtactgtactgtactgtactttcaTTTGAGTTTCTTTTGTTGGATACAGCGGGAATTTGCATCATCCTTTTCTAAGTAATGCGTATAGAGAGCTTACTCCATGATTGTAAATTATCGTTTCATATTTATCGTTTTTCTTCATATTCATGTTGTAGATCACATGATGTTACAAACGTTCACATATATACATCTCATTTTACGCAACAGGTGGTTCTACGTTAGAAGCAATGGCCGACGCTGTACAAAACGCAGATGCGGTACTTGTCTGTATGTCggacaaatacaaatacagtaacCCGTGTAGATCAGGTAAGGTCACTAAACGTAGTCATTTTAATGACCCAGTTCCGATTAGCATTCACGGTATGAAAACAGTTGCCTGGTATATAACTGTTTGAAAAATTTGTTCCCGAACATAAATGACCCaatatgtaatccttatggctcctctgataaaaaaaaatatcccttatgcgagaacctgggactgaaaccctggcctttaagtggGGTCTATAATGGATAGCACCTTTGACTAATCCAATCAGAACGCGGCTCAAAACCAGCTTATGAGTGTTACGACTACAGTTGACTCTGGTCCTCGTGAAGTGAGCGTAGtacatgcatttaaaatttatattctGAATCAGTAAAAGTCATCAATTCTTACGTAGCCAGTTTGAATATTATGATCAATTACAATTTCCTATCCTGTTTTTAATCGATAAGAGCTGACGTTGCAATAGTATGTGAGGTACGACACGACGAATCTCATAGACTAACGTTgtaaatgttcttacaatctgTTTTATGAAAACGTCATTCTATATATTGTCAGATCGCGTACGCTCTTGTGTCAGTTTGCTGATATTCAAGTTGCGTTGTTTTAATTTCAGAGGCTGAGTACACATACAA
The genomic region above belongs to Glandiceps talaboti chromosome 8, keGlaTala1.1, whole genome shotgun sequence and contains:
- the LOC144438999 gene encoding uncharacterized protein LOC144438999, yielding MGCSPSSTKSLNITTLSAEELEKPVAKMEEENETKVFDYSLIKDDIDKINDVMNFLRTQTDFTNDVTEYETASKLIQLLNDYDSSIGREKYEQFSNYLAEQNYQDLYIKMHHQLHASVHGDRQSQITFLTVVGALDTAAALLGNTCDSSPEMCKRVGKAGVIGLLVDELEELKEYAATSKERDDRKDNYIETVLSILHNSIRLYDNNRPYFRTDGVVELFQYYLGLETIIFRALALLILPYIVDEEENDKINTGNENIEFLVTLLMSAVDTENHRETDYQFHVTELVDGMTKLAVNDANKVKFVELGVLPALVKLLQADCSLEEQRLAATALWTLAFHKDNKETIRNEAGCLQALGKLQKSSDKTLRKACNGALWELRGAENDELKSHQIGRKGHVMISYSWNVQGRMIQLKRKLTTAGYDVWMDIEKMGGSTLEAMADAVQNADAVLVCMSDKYKYSNPCRSEAEYTYKLQKPYIPIRVEPNYSPDGWLGILVGTRLYFDFSSDELLEKNFDNLVRELGEKGRLGDSVAVAKSYDVEVGATPPSTSTKSRSKRSVASWENGDVIAWLQEKGLVHLSSKFKRYSGRQILSLRKISVEAPEFFYAFLRKDLGLKDLYDIIIFKEALENLE